The genomic window GATGGCCAGGAGCGGAAAGCTCGACGAGCCCGCGAAGAGGGTGAGGGGGACGGTCGTGAGCGGGGCACTCCCCTTGATCAGCACGAAGATCACGGTGGTCAGGCAGAGGGCCCATGCGATCGGGACGCTGAAGAGGACCAGCACGATCATGACGGCCAGGATGAGGGCTTCCATCAGTTCAGCTTCGGGCGGGAGCGCCTGCTGCCGCTCCTTGCTCCCAGTCGTCCCCGCGCGGGCACGTCACGTGTGAGTCTCTCGACGCGCTCTCACTCGGCCGTGCGGTGCACGGCGGGCGCCGGCGGAGCCGGCGGCGCCCCGCGGACCAGATCGGCGAGCTGGAGGACGCTGATCAGCAGCATGAGGGCGCCGCTGATGGGAAGCACGCTGTAGATCCAGGTCATGCGGACCCACGGGATGGAGACCGCGATGTCGAAGGCCATCGCGTCCAGCGCCACCCAGCCGTAGTAGGTCAGGATGACCTGAAAGGCGAGGACCAGGAGCTCGGCCACGATCATGACCGCCCGGCGGCCCCGCGGGCCGAGGCTCTCGGCCAGCGTCTCGAAGCTGATCTGTCGGCGATGGTAGGACACCACCACCGCCCCGTAGAAGGTCAGCCAGACCAGGAGGTAGGAGGCGAACTCGTCATACCAGGCGAGCGAGGCGTCGAGGACGTACCGGTAGAACACGCCGACGACGACGATCGCCACCATGAGGAACAGGAGGAGCACGCTCCACCACTCGCAGAGCCGCACCACCAGCCGGAGCGACCGCCTCATCCGCCCTCCCTGGCGCCTCGCCTCTCGACATGCGCATCCCCGGGCGCCTCACTGGTACGCCCGGGGATGCGACCGCCGCTCGGCGGTCCGGCCACCGGCGCTTTACATCAGCGACTGGAATAGCTTGATGAGCTCGCCCCCGCCCGGGACTTCCTTCGAGAAGTCGTCGTAGATCGGCCTGGAGGCCTGGGTGAACGCGTTCTTGTCGGCCTCGTTCACCTTCAAGGTGGCCGCCAGCTTCGCCAGCAGCTCCTTGTCGAGCCGCTCGCCCTCGCGCCAGGCCACCTCCTGCGTCTCGACCGCGATCCGCTCGAGCGCGGCCCGGACGTCGGCCGGCAGCGACTGCCACCACTTCTCCCCCGCCACCGGGTACGCCGGAGAGTACACGTGCCCGGTGAGCGAGAGGTACTTCTGGACCTCGTGGAACCGACCGGACCAGATCTGGACGAAGGGATTCTCCTGCCCGTCCATGACGCCGGACTGGAGCGCCGAGTAGACCTCGGCGTAGGCGAGGGGCGTCGGGTTGGCGCCATAGGCCTTGAACATCTTGACCCGCCAGACGCCGGAGGGGACCCGGAGCTTGATGCCCCTGAGGTCCTCCGGCTTGACGATCGGGCGGACATTGTTCGT from Candidatus Methylomirabilota bacterium includes these protein-coding regions:
- a CDS encoding TRAP transporter small permease, whose amino-acid sequence is MRRSLRLVVRLCEWWSVLLLFLMVAIVVVGVFYRYVLDASLAWYDEFASYLLVWLTFYGAVVVSYHRRQISFETLAESLGPRGRRAVMIVAELLVLAFQVILTYYGWVALDAMAFDIAVSIPWVRMTWIYSVLPISGALMLLISVLQLADLVRGAPPAPPAPAVHRTAE
- a CDS encoding TRAP transporter substrate-binding protein, with amino-acid sequence MRNDYRRWFGAATTVLVLAAVTWLGMTGPAGAQAPLTIRLGLSANPGGLITITAEEYAKRVNDALRGRVEVKVFPSSQLGTDEQMIKGVRAGTLEMFVPSTIMSTVEAKYGVFEMPYLLKDWAHIRKAAANPEIKRALFEPLPAKGLRALAFWENGFRHITNNVRPIVKPEDLRGIKLRVPSGVWRVKMFKAYGANPTPLAYAEVYSALQSGVMDGQENPFVQIWSGRFHEVQKYLSLTGHVYSPAYPVAGEKWWQSLPADVRAALERIAVETQEVAWREGERLDKELLAKLAATLKVNEADKNAFTQASRPIYDDFSKEVPGGGELIKLFQSLM